The Coleofasciculus sp. FACHB-1120 genome segment TCAAATAAAAATAAACCATTTGGCTTTAGAATTCTATGTATTTCAGAAATTGTCTGTCGTAAATCTGCCACATGTTCTAAAACATCAACACAAACGACAATATCAAAGGTATTGGCACGATAAGGGAGATTTTCAGAATATCCGTGTTGATAGTCAATCTGAAGTCCGCTTAGCGATGCATGATCTTGAGCTTGTTGAATACATTTAGCAGATTGGTCGATTCCTGAGACTTTTACTCCTCTTTTCGCCATAAATTCGCAGGTAAATCCGCCGCCACATCCAACATCTAAGGCTTGCAATCCTTGCCAATTTGAAACATGGCGATCGAAAAAATCAAATCGGGGTTGATTAAGATGATAGAGAGCATAGATTTTCTCGTCTTCCTGCCACCACCTATCGGCACTCAAATCATAAAATTTTAAGTCGTTTTTTTTCAAGGATTTGCTTTCCATCCTGTATCTGGGAAGGTTGATAGGACAAACGTATCTAAGGTATCTAAGGTATCTAAGGTAAGGTATCTAAGGTAATTTTAGTCACTGCTTCAGTGGAAAAATTATGCTGACATTGCGGACTCAATCATTCCACTTCTAGCCTATCGGCATCTAGTAGGATGCCCTTTATGAAAGGTAGCGATCGCTATCTTCGCCACATCTGAACACAAAAGCTAGCCTATACTGCCCGTAGCCGCGCTTCTCGCTTTGTCTCCAGAAGCACAAATCTTAAATCTAAAATCAAAAATATTATCACAAGCCTCGTACAATGAAATATTGCTGGGAATATTGCTGGGAATGAAGGAGCTGATTTTATGCCACAGGCAGTGGGAACGATTGAAACGTTAGGGTTCCCAGCTGTACTAGCAGCAGCAGACGCAATGGTTAAAGCTGGTGCAGTCACGCTGGTTCATTATGCACTTGTAGAAAAAGGGAACTTTATGGTTTCCGTTCGGGGAAAAGTTTCTGAAGTCAACATCGCTGTTGAGGCAGGGATTAAAGCCGCAGAGACAGTCTACGGAGGTCAAGTCATCTCCCACTACATCATCCCCAATCCTACTGAAAATGTTGAGACTATTATGCCCATTCATTTTACCGAGAAAGTTGAACAGTTCCGTATGTCGTAGTTGGTTAACAATCGAAACTTAATTTCGGGTGGATATTGCCAGCCATCCCAGAAAGTCTGGAGATTTTGTTTACTCGATTGTTTGGTCTTTTGTCAAGTCAAAAAGTTGGAAAGTGAAGGCAAGGGGCATTTCCATCAAAAGGTGCATCGAAAATTCGTACAATTAGTTATTAGCTCCACGTAACTCAATTAAATTCAAATTCAGGAGATAGCCAATGCCACAGGCAGTTGGATCGATAGAAACGAAAGGCTTTCCTGCTGTCCTAGCAGCGGCAGATGCAATGGTTAAAGCTGGAAGAGTTACCCTAGTCGGATATATCCGAGTTGGTAGCGCCCGTTTTAATGTCAATATTCGGGGCGATGTTTCAGAGGTGAAAACTTCAATGGAGGCGGGAATTGCCGCAGTAGAAAAAGTTTATGGTGGCGTTGTAGAATCCTGGGTGATTATTCCCCGTCCCCATGAAAATGTTGTAAGCGTTCTGCCAATTGGCTTTACTGAAGAAGTGCAACAGTACCGAGATGCTGTGGAACAGCCGATAGTACGCAGGTAAAGAAAGTGCATTTGTGCTGTTAGCATAGCGGCGCTTTCTTGGCGCACTGAGTGCTGATTTATATCAAAGCTTGTGGTGAAACCCGTTTTCTAGTAGAAAACGGGTTTTTTTATCTGGAAATTCTTAGTTGCGTAGGTTGGGCGAATCGCTACTCAACCCCAAAGTTGTAGAGGTTCGATGGGCAGAGGGCGAGCGTTACCCATCCTACAGATAATTAAAACGACATATTTAGAGGATGTTTGAAAAGTGCTTTTTCAACCGCTATGGGTTAGAGATCCCCTTTGCATCCCCGCGAAGAGAGCGCATCCCTCTGGCGCATCCGCGCCGCTACACGAACGCTAACGCTAAAAAAAAGGGGACTTTGAAGATTTTCCCCTTAAAAAGCAAGGCTAGGAGGGATCTCCAAGATTTCAGCGTCACCTAGAGAACTTTTCAAACATCCCCAAGCTTTGCCAAGAGACGGAAAAATAAGAAATTGTCCTCTGACACCATGATTTCCCTACCAGCCGGAATAGACGATTTTCATACATGGGATAGAGAGCAGATCCCTCTAAAATCTGAGAACTTAAAAACAACCTAAAGTAAAATTCTCAACCACTGTTTTATAAAAATCATGTTTGGAAACCAAATTAAGACAGCAGCATTGCTGGGACTCCTCAGCGGTCTTCTGGTTCTGGGTGGCTATTATCTGGTAGGCAACGAGCAGGGGCTATACCTAGGTCTGGCTTTTGCGGCATTCAGTAGTTTTAGCTCTTGGTACTATTCTGACCAAGCTGCCTTGATGGCGTATCGCGCTCAACCGATTGCCCGTCAAGAGGCTCCAGAACTCTATGATATGGTGGCTTCCCTGAGCCAAAAAGCCGGGATTCCCATGCCCAAGCTGTTTGTCGTGCCAACCAAATCTCCCAATGCTTTTGCAACCGGACGAGATCCGGATCATGCCTCTGTGGCAGTGACTCAAGGGATTATGGAATTGCTTTCCCGCGAAGAACTTGAAGGTGTTTTGGCTCACGAACTCACTCATGTCAAAAACCGCGACACTCTCACTCAGGCGGTTGCAGGCACCATCGCTGGAGCAATTACCTTTGCGGGGCGGATTCTCACGTTGGGAGCGCTCTATGGCCCTGTCACCCGCGATGACCGCCGAGGGGGAAACGCTTTGGGTTCCTTGTTTCTAATCGTTTTGGCTCCGATTGCGGCGGCGCTGCTTCAGTTTGCGATTTCCCGCACTAGGGAGTTTTCTGCTGACTTGGGTTCGGCGGAAATCACGGGGAATCCTTTGGCGCTTGCCAGTGCGTTGGAGAAGCTTGAGGCAATGGGTCATCAGATTCCGATGAATGGCAATCCAACGATGTCGCCGCTACTGATTGTCAATCCTATCTCGACAAAAGGGTTGCAATCTCTTTTCCGTACCCATCCCCCGACTGAGGATCGGATTCGTCGTCTTGTAGAGTTGGCTCAGCAACAAAAGCAACAAAAGCAAATGACTCCAGCGATCGCATAATGTGCAAGCAGTGCTGGTGATGCTTGATTTTAGCCGGTGGTAACGCCGGTTTTTTATTGAATGAGGATGCTAACACCGGAGATGTCTCGCGTTTCGATTATTATTCCCACGCTGAACGAGGCGACGTGCTTAGAACGCACGCTGCGCCAGTTGAATTTACTAGATCCTCCAGCTTGGGAAGTGCTGGTGGTAGATGGGGGAAGTGACGATGAGACAGTTGCGATCGCCCAGCGGATCTTACAAGCGATCGCGCTTTCTTCTCAAGCGCGTGTCCTCTGTTGTGATGTTCGCGGGCGTTCGGTGCAGATGAACCGAGGCGCAGAAGCGGCGACGGGGGATATCCTGTGCTTCTTACACGCAGACACTTCGGTTCCAGATGATTTTGTGGCAGTGGTTGAGCAAACTTTAGCAGATCCAGCCGTTGCTGGCGGCGGGTTTATTTCTTTGATGGCAGGTTCCCAGACGACGCGCTGGGGAGTTTCGCTGCACAATTACCTCAAAACTTACTACGCGCCCCTGCTTTTCCGACCTCGTTTATTTTTTCAGGGGTTGCGATTGTTATTTGGCGATCAGGTGATGTTTTGTCGTCGCGCCGATTTCTGGAAATGTGGCGGTTTCGATCCAGCATTGCCGATTATGGAGGAAGCGGATTTGTGCCTGAAGCTGGTGAAACAAGGGCGGATTCGTCAAGTGAATCGAGTTGTGCAAAGTAGCGATCGCCGTGTGGCAAAATGGGGTTCGCTGAAGGCTACCGCGATCTATCTCTACATCGGCTTTCTTTGGGGTATTGGAGTTGAAGCAACTTACCTGAAAAAGTTTTATGAGGAAATTCGCTAATTAGTGATTAGTTATAAAAGCTGTCTAATTGATCATAATAAAAGAACCCCACCCCCAACCCCTCCCCGCTTGCGGGGAGGGGAGCCAGAGCCGCAGGCGTTGGCGGGGTGGGGTTCCGGGGAGTCGGTAATCAACTGGATTTAATATCAAGGTGCATCTGCTGTCGCTCAACTAACAACTAATAACTCTTTTTTCATTTAAATTCCAGTCGTAATACAGATAGGAAATCGGCGTTGAAGCGTCGATAGGAGCGTCGGTTTTTAAATACAAGCGGATGTATTCAGGAATAGAAGGTGCAACTTTCAGTAAATCGCTCTTGTACCACTTGAAAATTTTGCTACAGTACAGCGTTCCCGTTTGGGAATCGTAGCGAACTTTATCGGGATTGTTAATAAAACGGCTGGCGTCATTCTCTAACTGAGTCCGCACCGATTCCGGAAAGTATGCACCGTTTCGCAACAGCGGACAACCAATAGAAGCACAAACCAGGGCGAAGTGGATGCGGGGTTCGTCAAATTCGCGGCGGAGGATGCCATGCTCGATTTGGTTGAGGCTGTAGCGCTTACCTGCAAAGGAATAGACGGGACGGATAAAGAACAACAGGAAGGCAATCCAGTTGGGAATTCCTAAAATCTTCGGTCGGATGGAGGGGATGGGATAGCGTTCTAGAACTTGATTGATCGCGATCGCATTATATAAATTCAGCCACAGCGCCAACCGTTCATCTGGGTTGGGATAATCCCGCAAATCTAGTTGCTGTAAAGAAGCTAGCCATTGAGGAAGCGCTTGCGATCGCTCTAAAGACCAAGCATGATAATCGACGCGACCTTCTAGATCGACGTATCGGCGCAGTAGCTCATCCCAAACTGTAAAGTCGATCATGGCTCAATACTTTCTCCGAGCGGACAAATCTAACCCCATATTAGAGTTACTCCCAAAACCCGCAAAGAAATAAATTTCTACAGCTTATAGCCAAAGTTTATTTTAATGGCCTTAAATCTTTATCTAGTCAGTATAAAAATTCCATTTAAGAGGAATTTTGCTATTAGAAACAGATTAAAATCTCTTGCTGTATTGTAACTGATGCAAGATGTGTGTCTCCTATAAGTAAAGGAAGAACAATTCACCTTTCCTCTTCTTTTAGAAGATGTTTTCAAAGGTAGGTTTAGCTGTAAAAAAGCTCATAAGACTGAAGCTAAAGTTGCAAACATTAACACCACTTACACGCGAATAAATAACGCATATTAAGCGCAATTAAACGTGTGTTTATCTGGCGATTATCAAAGAATACTCGAAACCTCGGAGGCTTTTATCTATATAGCTATTACTCGGATTGTAGCCGCACAATAAACATTGCCTTCGACTTATTTAAGTTTAAAAAAACTTTTTTAGCTCTATACTTAACAATAGCTTAAGTGTTAAACCCTTTGTTTTCCGTAATTAATCTATAAAAATATAAATTATAGCCAAATAATAAAATAATAAGTTTTATTAGTAACAATTATTTAAGCGATAAAAAACTGATAAAAACATGGGTTAAGCTATCGAACAGCAAAAGTATCTCGTTGTAAGGGATTCAAAATTTGCTCTGCTGCGAGGGGAAAAAAAGCCTTATAGTGCTTCTCGGTTGAGTCAAGTACAGTCAAGACCTAACTTCTAACAGAGTTCCCGGAATCGAGAAAAGGGCTAATTTAAAAGCCTCTCTCTATTCCAAAGAGAGAGCAAAACTTTACCGTATATAAGTGAGAACGGCTATATTATTTTTCTTCTACCTAGAGTGAACCAAAAGAACTACTCACTGTATTTATAGCCTCGTAATAACGTCTCATAATAACGACAAATAATTCGTTCTCCGGCATCTGGAGAGCGAGAAATAATCAAAGGAAAAATGCATGAATGTCTTTGAGTTCGAGATTACCATCCAGAGCAAATCAGGCGATAGTAGCTGGCCTATTGTTGTCAGGTGTAAGCAACCGGATGGCCTAACCATCCATTCAAAAGAGACTCTTGAGCTAAGTCAGGATGACTTCAACGAACTCACTCAACAGCAAGAAAACGAGAGGGAATACGGCACCCTACTAGGCAAAGCCCTGTTTCGAGGGGCTGTGTACGACACCTTTATTCGTGCCCTATCCAAGAGCAGTCAGGACTGTCGCCTGCGAATTTTGCTATCGATTGAAGCGGCTGACAACGACAAAGTAAAGACCTTGCATTGGGAAAGGCTGTGTGCTCCGATTGATGCCGACGAGGATTGGGATCTTTTAGCCCGCGACCAGCGCGTTCCCTTTTCCCTGTACATTCCCACTATTATCGATCGCCGTTTTCCCCCCATTGGGCGACGCGACTTGCGGGCACTGGTGCTGGTAGCGAGTCCCTCTAATATCGGTAAGTTTCAATTAGCACCTTTTGACGTTGAAGCTGTCTTATCTGGAGTCAAGGAAGCGCTTGGTGAAATTCCTTATGAAGTTTTGGCAAATGATGTTGCAGGTGCGATCGGGCCCCCAACCCTACAAGAACTGTCTAAGCAACTGACTAACTCCAAGAAGCCATACACCTTGCTGCACTTTGTCGCCCACGGCAAGCTGCTGGATAACGGAGAAACTGTTCTGTACTGGGCAAAAGCCGATAACCAAGTTCAGCCAGTTACGGGAGAAGAATTACTCTCAGAGTTGAAAAATATCGGTAATCATCAGAGGAGCTTACCTCACTTTGCCTTTCTGTGTACTTGCGAGAGTGCCGACCCTAGAGCAGAAGCAGGATTAGGTGGATTAGGTCAGCGATTGGTCAGAAATTTAGGGATGCCTGCTGTAGTAGCGATGACTCGCAAGGTGAGCGTAGAGACAGGCTTGGCTCTAGGACAGAGCTTTTATCGACGACTCAGAGAGTCCGGAGAGGTAGATACGGCACTACAAGAGGCAACAGCCGGACTGGGAAAGCGCCACGATATTGCTGTCCCGGCTCTATTTAGCCGCTTGGGTGGGCGTCCCTTATTTAGCGATCGCCTTGACGATCGGGATTTAACTGACGAGGAAATCGACTATGGTATTGGCAAGCTGAGCCAACTCCTTCAAGAACGCGCCCCTCATGCCTCCGTACTCAAGGAGAGCTTTAAAAGGCAGGTAGAGACGCTCAACGGTACCCAAGGAGCCGAGTCACGCATAGCGAGTGAACAGCGCCAGCAGGCAATAGTAGAGATCGATAACCTGTGCGATCAAGTCCTGGAAATTAGCTTTGATGCTCTGGCAGCTTTGGGCAAGGAACCACCAGAATACAAGGCTGATTGTCCTTTTCCCGGTCTATCTTCCTTTGCTGAAGAACAATACCATAAGTTCTTTTTTGGGCGCGATGAGCTGATTAGAGACTTACAAAAGGAACTTGCGAAGGATAATTTCTTAGCGGTTATCGGTGCTTCGGGCAGCGGCAAATCATCCGTAGTGCTAGCTGGACTGATTCCTAAGCTTAAAGAGCAGGAGCCAAGCCTACAGTCGGTTCGCATCACACCGAGCAACGAGCCGCTGAAACAATTAGAAATACTGTTAAAGGTATCCCAACAGCCTTCGGTACTGGTGGTAGACCAATTTGAGGAACTGTTCACCCTCTGCGAAGATAAAGCCAATCGGCAAGAATTTATCGACAAGTTGTTACACCTTGCCGAGCGGCGGAAGGTTGTGATTACGATGCGGGCGGACTTTTTAGGAGAGTGTACCTTCTACCCCGAACTGAGAAAGCGGATTGAAACTCGACAAAAATTGGTTGGGCCGATGGAACCGGCCGAACTAATTACAGCGATGAAGATGCAGGCAGATAGGGGAGGGTTGCGCTTTGAAACTGGCTTGAGCCACTCGATTCTCAATGATGTGCAAGGGGAGCCTGGGGCAATGCCACTGCTGCAATATGCGTTGCAGGAACTGTGGAAGCGGCGGCGGGGGCGCTGGATGTGCGATGAGGAGTACCAATCTATCGGTAGAGTTCACCAGGCGATCGCTAAAACTGCTGATGATTTTTACAATAGCCTACCAGCTAAGCAACAAGAGCAAATCCAGAATATTTTCTTGCGCTTGACTCGCCTGGATAAGAATGCCATCCAGGGAGAGAAGCGACGGGACACCCGCCAGCGAGTGGAACTAGAGGATCTAGTGCCGAGTGGGAGCAATCTGGCCCAGACAAAGAAGTTGGTACAGCAGCTAGCGGGTGAAGGGGTACGGCTAGTCGTCACCAGTCGGAACCAAACTACCGGGAAGGAAGAAGTAGAAGTCGCCCACGAAGCTTTAATCCGCTATTGGCCAACATTGAAGGAGTGGTTGAGCCAGAACCGCACTGACTTGCAACTCCGAGAAACCATATGTCAGGCGGCAGAAGATTGGCACCAGCACCAAAAGCAACCAGACCAAAACAGCTATTTAATCCATCAGGGCGGAAGGTTAGAAGATGCACAAGTGTTATTGAAACAGCCCAAATTTGTACATCTCAACCAAGAAGAAGCAGAATATGTCTTGGCTTGTTTGGAGCGGCGCGATCGCATCCGCAGGCAAGAAAAACAACGCAGACATCGCCTGCTTTTCGCCGCTGTCAGCTCAGCTTTTGTCTTTGCTGGATTTGCCATCTTTGCTGGATATCAGTGGCGCGAAGCAGAAAGCGAGCGAATTCAGGCGTTAAGTGCTTCCTCAGAAGCTCAGTTGGCAACAAATCAATTAGAGGCATTGATCGGAAGTTTACAAGCTGCCAAAGAAGTTAAGCAACTGTGGCTGCCAGAAACAACCTTAACGAATAAAGTAATGGGCAGCCTGCAAAAAGTAACTTCTGAAGTCAGAGAACTCAATCGTTTAGAAGGATATGAAAGCTCAGTTACAGATGTCAGTTTTAGCCTAGATGGTCAGATGCTGGCGAGTAGTGGAGATGATGGCACAGTTCGTTTGTCAGATTTACATGGCAAAGAACTCATAAAATTTGTAGTGACTAAAGAGCAAATTAGAAGTGTCAAGTTTAGTCCTAAGAGTCAGATACTGGCAACTGGTGCTGAGGATGGGACTGCAAAATTGTGGGATTTGGAGGGAAAACTATGGAAGAAATTTCCTAAGCAGGAGACAGGGTTATATAGCATCACTTTCAGCCCTGATGGTAAGAAGATCGCTATTGGTTCTGGGGATGGCATCGTTTGCTTATGGAGTTTGGAGGGAAATTTAATCAAAAAATTTCCTGCTCATAATACTAGTAGTAGAGTGTGGGGCATCACTTTCAGCCCTGATGGTGAGAGGATCGCTACTGGTTCTGGAGATGGCACTGCCAAGTTGTGGGATTTGAAAGGCAACCTATTAAAGAAATTTGAAGGGCATAAAGATCGGGTGTTTAGTGTCA includes the following:
- the ubiG gene encoding bifunctional 2-polyprenyl-6-hydroxyphenol methylase/3-demethylubiquinol 3-O-methyltransferase UbiG; amino-acid sequence: MESKSLKKNDLKFYDLSADRWWQEDEKIYALYHLNQPRFDFFDRHVSNWQGLQALDVGCGGGFTCEFMAKRGVKVSGIDQSAKCIQQAQDHASLSGLQIDYQHGYSENLPYRANTFDIVVCVDVLEHVADLRQTISEIHRILKPNGLFLFDTINKTFLSKFIMIWLLENILQEIPRGIHDWNQFIKPQELTTLMHSQGFSSIEIKGFNIFGESIYKNLLAYIYYKKTGKFQVGISNNISVMYIGKALKMPQ
- a CDS encoding carbon dioxide-concentrating mechanism protein CcmK, with translation MPQAVGTIETLGFPAVLAAADAMVKAGAVTLVHYALVEKGNFMVSVRGKVSEVNIAVEAGIKAAETVYGGQVISHYIIPNPTENVETIMPIHFTEKVEQFRMS
- a CDS encoding BMC domain-containing protein: MPQAVGSIETKGFPAVLAAADAMVKAGRVTLVGYIRVGSARFNVNIRGDVSEVKTSMEAGIAAVEKVYGGVVESWVIIPRPHENVVSVLPIGFTEEVQQYRDAVEQPIVRR
- a CDS encoding M48 family metalloprotease, whose protein sequence is MFGNQIKTAALLGLLSGLLVLGGYYLVGNEQGLYLGLAFAAFSSFSSWYYSDQAALMAYRAQPIARQEAPELYDMVASLSQKAGIPMPKLFVVPTKSPNAFATGRDPDHASVAVTQGIMELLSREELEGVLAHELTHVKNRDTLTQAVAGTIAGAITFAGRILTLGALYGPVTRDDRRGGNALGSLFLIVLAPIAAALLQFAISRTREFSADLGSAEITGNPLALASALEKLEAMGHQIPMNGNPTMSPLLIVNPISTKGLQSLFRTHPPTEDRIRRLVELAQQQKQQKQMTPAIA
- a CDS encoding TIGR04283 family arsenosugar biosynthesis glycosyltransferase, whose protein sequence is MSRVSIIIPTLNEATCLERTLRQLNLLDPPAWEVLVVDGGSDDETVAIAQRILQAIALSSQARVLCCDVRGRSVQMNRGAEAATGDILCFLHADTSVPDDFVAVVEQTLADPAVAGGGFISLMAGSQTTRWGVSLHNYLKTYYAPLLFRPRLFFQGLRLLFGDQVMFCRRADFWKCGGFDPALPIMEEADLCLKLVKQGRIRQVNRVVQSSDRRVAKWGSLKATAIYLYIGFLWGIGVEATYLKKFYEEIR
- a CDS encoding DUF547 domain-containing protein: MIDFTVWDELLRRYVDLEGRVDYHAWSLERSQALPQWLASLQQLDLRDYPNPDERLALWLNLYNAIAINQVLERYPIPSIRPKILGIPNWIAFLLFFIRPVYSFAGKRYSLNQIEHGILRREFDEPRIHFALVCASIGCPLLRNGAYFPESVRTQLENDASRFINNPDKVRYDSQTGTLYCSKIFKWYKSDLLKVAPSIPEYIRLYLKTDAPIDASTPISYLYYDWNLNEKRVISC
- a CDS encoding CHAT domain-containing protein translates to MNVFEFEITIQSKSGDSSWPIVVRCKQPDGLTIHSKETLELSQDDFNELTQQQENEREYGTLLGKALFRGAVYDTFIRALSKSSQDCRLRILLSIEAADNDKVKTLHWERLCAPIDADEDWDLLARDQRVPFSLYIPTIIDRRFPPIGRRDLRALVLVASPSNIGKFQLAPFDVEAVLSGVKEALGEIPYEVLANDVAGAIGPPTLQELSKQLTNSKKPYTLLHFVAHGKLLDNGETVLYWAKADNQVQPVTGEELLSELKNIGNHQRSLPHFAFLCTCESADPRAEAGLGGLGQRLVRNLGMPAVVAMTRKVSVETGLALGQSFYRRLRESGEVDTALQEATAGLGKRHDIAVPALFSRLGGRPLFSDRLDDRDLTDEEIDYGIGKLSQLLQERAPHASVLKESFKRQVETLNGTQGAESRIASEQRQQAIVEIDNLCDQVLEISFDALAALGKEPPEYKADCPFPGLSSFAEEQYHKFFFGRDELIRDLQKELAKDNFLAVIGASGSGKSSVVLAGLIPKLKEQEPSLQSVRITPSNEPLKQLEILLKVSQQPSVLVVDQFEELFTLCEDKANRQEFIDKLLHLAERRKVVITMRADFLGECTFYPELRKRIETRQKLVGPMEPAELITAMKMQADRGGLRFETGLSHSILNDVQGEPGAMPLLQYALQELWKRRRGRWMCDEEYQSIGRVHQAIAKTADDFYNSLPAKQQEQIQNIFLRLTRLDKNAIQGEKRRDTRQRVELEDLVPSGSNLAQTKKLVQQLAGEGVRLVVTSRNQTTGKEEVEVAHEALIRYWPTLKEWLSQNRTDLQLRETICQAAEDWHQHQKQPDQNSYLIHQGGRLEDAQVLLKQPKFVHLNQEEAEYVLACLERRDRIRRQEKQRRHRLLFAAVSSAFVFAGFAIFAGYQWREAESERIQALSASSEAQLATNQLEALIGSLQAAKEVKQLWLPETTLTNKVMGSLQKVTSEVRELNRLEGYESSVTDVSFSLDGQMLASSGDDGTVRLSDLHGKELIKFVVTKEQIRSVKFSPKSQILATGAEDGTAKLWDLEGKLWKKFPKQETGLYSITFSPDGKKIAIGSGDGIVCLWSLEGNLIKKFPAHNTSSRVWGITFSPDGERIATGSGDGTAKLWDLKGNLLKKFEGHKDRVFSVSFSPDGQHLATASQDSTVKLWDLKGKELGELSGHKDWVFSVIFSPDGQHLATGSKDGVVRYWGLNGKLLKEFKGHKNSVRSVIFSPNGKLLATAGYDNTVRLWDLQDRQQLTDFKAQEGTVWSVSFSPNGEMLATSGAASTALLWDLSDDKPLVDPVVKFKGHTNVVWKISFSPNGKFLATSGGDGMVRLWSLFGKDRGKFKGHKGEVQGLNFSPDGRFLATSGKDETARLWDLSGKDTKEFKGHKGDVLSVSFSPNGKLLATAGNDGMVLATAGVDGMVRLWNSSGQDLKKFRAHQKPINSVIWSNDGQKLATGSSDGTVRLWDLKGNRLGEELKGHIGAVLKLRWSKDGKLLASAGADSTARLWDVSGVSGQSGVSGQEVAVFKTYQGEVKSVDFRPDGKLLATGGEDGTVKLWRIEGLDELMERGCDWVHDYLNNRDSKLTPEERQVCDGISTASSSPKK